A DNA window from Stenotrophomonas sp. 57 contains the following coding sequences:
- a CDS encoding flagellar brake protein, with translation MSDGHDTELHDVHAADAADERFLVRNPRQLRQLLRSLIEQRSLINAHIDGRDRSFPTALLDLDEDEDYLLLDGSPQEASNRAAEQADHLLCFAQLERVLVRFRLHALQRVDNDGHVAFRAPLPDELVHLQRRELYRLETPVTDSPQLLLPPGEARAEALSMRVVDISGGGLAVVVPNDCAVFSLQKRYPAQLSLPDGPDLDIELVVCNLLPQRQPNGIEVKRVGMRFDSLPRGGDSAIQRYIFRIDRQRKARRNGEM, from the coding sequence ATGTCCGACGGCCACGACACTGAACTGCACGATGTCCACGCGGCCGACGCCGCGGACGAACGCTTCCTGGTCCGCAACCCCCGCCAGCTGCGCCAGCTGCTGCGCTCGCTGATCGAGCAGCGATCACTGATCAATGCGCATATCGACGGCCGCGACCGTTCGTTCCCGACCGCCCTGCTTGATCTCGACGAGGACGAAGACTACCTGCTGCTCGACGGCAGCCCGCAGGAGGCATCGAACCGTGCCGCCGAGCAGGCCGACCACCTGCTCTGCTTCGCCCAGCTGGAACGTGTCCTCGTACGGTTCCGCCTGCACGCGCTGCAGCGGGTGGACAACGATGGCCACGTCGCCTTCCGCGCCCCGCTGCCGGACGAACTGGTGCACCTGCAGCGCCGCGAGCTGTACCGGCTCGAGACCCCGGTCACCGACTCGCCACAGCTGCTGCTGCCACCCGGCGAAGCCCGCGCCGAAGCACTGTCGATGCGGGTCGTGGACATCAGCGGCGGCGGTCTGGCCGTAGTGGTACCCAACGACTGCGCGGTGTTCAGCCTGCAGAAACGCTACCCGGCGCAGCTGTCGCTGCCCGATGGCCCCGATCTGGACATCGAACTGGTGGTCTGCAACCTGCTGCCGCAGCGCCAGCCCAACGGCATCGAGGTCAAGCGCGTGGGCATGCGCTTTGACAGCCTGCCGCGCGGTGGCGACAGCGCCATCCAGCGCTACATCTTCCGCATCGACCGCCAGCGCAAGGCGCGCCGTAACGGCGAGATGTAG
- a CDS encoding methyl-accepting chemotaxis protein, with protein MKWFHDLPIARKLALGFTLTTLMTVVLGVFALLRLSEANAQLGSMATNDMPSLQHLGEARSLLGEFRTYEMALLTMLDQPDRVADYNKRMDDTAQTVRDELAAYAVIPAGDAERALFTPVKADVDAYFAANARLREAVNSGDAALAQQISDEQSRPARRKAFDDLKALSGFLSKQMQGKIEGANATHRNSVIAVVSCVVLLSLLAAALAIVISRAVTGPLGKALTAIQAVARGDLSVNTQATSQDEAGRMLAATSEMTTMLRRFSEQTQLMAQMHAGPDISHRIPEDFPGVYGQLANGINTVIFEHLDAIVDAIEVLNQYAIGNLTPDARRLPGSRAILHESMDAAKASLLAINSQIQHLAAAAAAGDFSQRGDAQRFQHDFKLMIEHLNTLMHVADGNLGQLSQLLQSIATGDLTARMEGQFNGVFARMRDDANATVAQLTQIVGQIQASASSITLAAGEIASGNSDLSRRTEQQAANLEETAASMEELTSTVRQNAEHARQANQLAIGAHGVASQGGEVVGQVVTTMSAIEASSKKIAEIISVIDGIAFQTNILALNAAVEAARAGEQGRGFAVVASEVRTLAQRSAAAAKEIKGLIDDSVGKVAEGSSLVHQAGSTMGEIVASVQRVTDIMAEISAASQEQSAGIEQVNQTVVQMDETTQQNAALVEEATAAARAMEDQAVQLGEAVARFRLASRGVADAPARLAHAPQPRQVAAALPASKAAPVRPMRASTAQPALAAEGDWQEF; from the coding sequence ATGAAGTGGTTCCACGATCTGCCCATCGCCCGCAAGCTGGCGCTGGGTTTCACTTTGACCACCCTGATGACGGTGGTCCTGGGCGTGTTCGCGCTGCTGCGCCTCTCCGAAGCCAATGCACAGCTGGGCTCGATGGCGACCAACGACATGCCCTCTCTCCAACACCTGGGCGAGGCGCGCTCGCTGCTGGGCGAGTTCCGCACTTACGAAATGGCCCTGCTGACGATGCTGGACCAGCCTGACCGGGTTGCCGACTACAACAAGCGCATGGATGACACCGCGCAGACAGTACGCGATGAGTTGGCGGCCTACGCCGTCATTCCTGCGGGTGACGCCGAGCGTGCGCTGTTCACGCCGGTGAAGGCCGACGTAGATGCCTATTTCGCTGCCAATGCCAGGCTGCGTGAAGCAGTGAACAGCGGCGACGCCGCGCTGGCCCAGCAGATTTCCGACGAGCAATCGCGGCCGGCACGGCGCAAGGCGTTCGATGACCTGAAGGCTCTGAGCGGATTCCTCAGCAAGCAGATGCAGGGCAAGATCGAGGGCGCCAACGCCACCCACCGCAACAGCGTCATCGCCGTAGTCAGCTGCGTGGTACTACTGTCCCTGCTCGCAGCCGCGCTGGCCATCGTCATCTCGCGCGCAGTCACCGGCCCGCTTGGCAAGGCGCTTACCGCCATCCAGGCCGTCGCTCGCGGCGATCTCAGCGTCAACACCCAAGCCACCAGCCAAGATGAAGCCGGTCGCATGCTCGCCGCAACCAGCGAGATGACCACCATGCTGCGCCGCTTCTCCGAGCAGACCCAGCTGATGGCGCAGATGCATGCCGGCCCGGACATCAGCCACCGCATTCCGGAAGATTTCCCGGGCGTCTATGGCCAGCTGGCCAACGGCATCAACACGGTGATCTTCGAACACCTCGATGCGATCGTCGATGCCATTGAAGTACTCAACCAGTATGCCATCGGCAATCTGACCCCGGATGCACGCCGCCTGCCCGGCAGCCGCGCGATCCTGCACGAATCCATGGACGCGGCCAAGGCCAGCCTGCTGGCGATCAATTCACAGATCCAGCACCTGGCCGCGGCGGCCGCCGCCGGTGACTTCAGCCAGCGCGGCGACGCACAGCGCTTCCAGCACGACTTCAAGCTGATGATCGAGCACCTCAACACCCTGATGCACGTGGCTGACGGCAACCTCGGCCAGCTCTCGCAGCTGCTGCAGTCGATCGCCACCGGCGACCTGACCGCGCGCATGGAAGGCCAGTTCAACGGCGTGTTCGCCCGCATGCGCGACGATGCCAACGCCACCGTCGCACAGCTGACCCAGATCGTCGGCCAGATCCAGGCCAGCGCCTCCAGCATCACCCTGGCCGCGGGCGAAATCGCCTCCGGCAACAGCGACCTGTCGCGCCGCACCGAGCAGCAGGCCGCCAACCTGGAAGAGACCGCTGCATCGATGGAAGAGCTGACGTCCACCGTGCGCCAGAACGCCGAACACGCTCGCCAGGCCAACCAGCTCGCCATCGGCGCGCATGGCGTGGCTTCGCAGGGCGGCGAAGTGGTCGGCCAGGTGGTGACCACCATGTCGGCCATCGAAGCCTCGTCGAAGAAGATTGCCGAAATCATCTCGGTCATCGATGGCATCGCCTTCCAGACCAACATCCTGGCGCTGAACGCTGCGGTGGAAGCCGCCCGCGCCGGTGAACAGGGCCGCGGCTTCGCGGTGGTTGCCAGCGAGGTGCGTACCCTCGCCCAGCGCTCGGCTGCCGCCGCCAAGGAGATCAAGGGCCTGATCGATGACTCGGTCGGCAAGGTGGCCGAAGGCTCCAGCCTGGTCCATCAGGCCGGCAGCACCATGGGCGAGATCGTCGCCTCGGTGCAGCGGGTGACCGACATCATGGCCGAGATCTCAGCCGCCTCGCAGGAACAGTCGGCCGGCATCGAGCAGGTCAACCAGACCGTGGTGCAGATGGACGAGACCACTCAGCAGAACGCCGCGCTGGTGGAGGAAGCCACGGCTGCCGCGCGTGCGATGGAAGACCAGGCCGTGCAGCTGGGCGAAGCCGTCGCGCGCTTCCGGTTGGCATCGCGGGGCGTCGCCGATGCGCCGGCACGGCTGGCACATGCGCCGCAGCCGCGCCAGGTCGCGGCCGCCCTGCCTGCCAGCAAGGCCGCGCCAGTCCGTCCGATGCGCGCATCGACCGCCCAGCCGGCGCTGGCTGCAGAAGGGGATTGGCAGGAGTTCTGA